From a region of the Thermodesulfovibrio thiophilus DSM 17215 genome:
- a CDS encoding 4Fe-4S dicluster domain-containing protein, with translation MSIYYIYQDHNRCIGCYACEIHCKTKNELPVGPRLCRIIETEIKLIGGLPRQRFVFMPCFHCEDPWCVKACPTGAMQKRSKDGIVFVEHSLCVGCKSCITACPWGVPQWNPEIGKIVKCDYCKDRIDRGLEPACVTKCTTKALRFISASEASRLKRESFVKETYASLY, from the coding sequence ATGAGTATTTATTATATATATCAGGATCATAACAGATGCATAGGTTGTTATGCTTGCGAGATTCACTGTAAAACTAAAAATGAACTTCCTGTGGGTCCAAGACTTTGCAGAATTATCGAGACAGAAATAAAGCTGATTGGTGGCTTGCCAAGACAGAGATTTGTATTTATGCCATGTTTTCACTGTGAAGATCCATGGTGTGTAAAGGCATGTCCAACAGGAGCAATGCAAAAACGATCAAAGGACGGGATAGTTTTTGTAGAACATTCCCTTTGTGTTGGTTGTAAATCCTGTATTACAGCCTGTCCATGGGGAGTTCCTCAATGGAATCCTGAAATTGGCAAAATTGTAAAGTGCGACTACTGTAAAGACAGAATTGATAGAGGGCTTGAACCAGCCTGTGTTACAAAATGTACCACAAAGGCATTAAGATTTATCTCTGCCAGTGAAGCTTCCAGACTGAAAAGAGAAAGTTTTGTAAAGGAAACCTATGCCTCTTTATACTGA
- a CDS encoding NADH-quinone oxidoreductase subunit D, giving the protein MGQLEIEKLNETTFVLQMGPHHPATHGVLKLYCEFEGERVLRIIPDVGYLHRGVEKLAESKTYPVAMTITDRLDYISSMTNNIGYCIAIERLMGIEPTRRAKFIRTMVAELTRLSSHLLWLATHALDIGAMTVFLYAFREREQILTFFEKICGARLTVSYPRIGGVRVDVEQAVLDEIYGFTDTMLKKIDDYEELLTENRIWIARTKGIGIISAEEALSLGLTGPVLRGSGVYYDIRKLEPYDAYGEVNFEVPLGENGDTYDRYLCRIQEMRQSVFIIKQCIEKIPEGQVISEQSPQIDMPFQGKREILADGSLWNGFVSFTDKKNEIMPKGEFYSAIEAPKGELGFYIVSDGSGRPYRMRVRAPSFIHISAIPKLCQGHLLADVITIIGTLDIVMGEADR; this is encoded by the coding sequence ATGGGGCAGCTGGAAATAGAAAAACTCAATGAAACTACTTTTGTTTTACAGATGGGACCTCATCATCCTGCAACTCATGGTGTGCTCAAGCTTTATTGTGAGTTTGAAGGTGAAAGGGTTTTACGCATTATTCCAGATGTTGGATATCTTCACAGAGGTGTTGAAAAACTTGCTGAGAGTAAGACTTATCCAGTTGCAATGACTATTACTGACAGACTTGATTATATTTCAAGTATGACAAATAACATCGGATACTGTATTGCTATTGAAAGATTGATGGGCATTGAGCCTACGCGGAGAGCAAAATTTATCAGAACAATGGTAGCAGAATTAACGAGACTCAGCAGTCATCTATTGTGGCTTGCAACCCATGCTCTTGATATTGGAGCAATGACAGTATTCCTTTACGCCTTTAGAGAAAGGGAACAGATACTTACTTTTTTTGAGAAAATATGCGGTGCCAGACTTACTGTGAGCTATCCAAGAATTGGAGGAGTAAGAGTTGATGTGGAACAAGCAGTATTAGATGAAATTTATGGTTTTACTGATACGATGCTTAAAAAAATTGATGATTATGAAGAACTTTTAACAGAAAACAGGATATGGATAGCCAGAACTAAAGGTATTGGAATTATCTCTGCTGAAGAAGCTCTATCTTTAGGGCTTACAGGCCCTGTATTAAGAGGATCCGGTGTTTATTATGATATTCGTAAACTAGAGCCTTATGATGCCTATGGAGAAGTTAATTTTGAAGTGCCTCTTGGAGAAAATGGTGATACTTATGATAGATATCTGTGCAGAATTCAGGAGATGAGGCAGTCTGTTTTCATTATAAAGCAGTGTATTGAAAAAATTCCTGAAGGACAAGTTATTTCTGAACAGTCGCCTCAGATTGATATGCCTTTTCAGGGGAAACGAGAGATTCTTGCAGATGGATCTCTCTGGAATGGATTTGTTTCATTTACAGATAAAAAAAATGAAATAATGCCGAAAGGAGAATTTTACTCAGCCATTGAAGCACCAAAAGGTGAACTTGGCTTTTACATAGTTAGTGATGGTTCCGGAAGACCTTACAGAATGAGAGTTAGAGCACCTTCATTTATTCACATTTCTGCAATTCCAAAGCTTTGCCAAGGGCACTTACTTGCAGATGTAATCACAATTATTGGAACCCTTGATATTGTTATGGGAGAAGCAGACAGGTGA
- a CDS encoding NADH-quinone oxidoreductase subunit B, which yields MPLYTENKDLIEVEDGTKIIKGSNVIITNLDKIVNWGRSNSLWPLTFGLACCAIEMMAAGASYLDLDRFGILFRASPRQADVIIIAGTVTYKMAPVVKRVYDQMPEPRYVVAMGSCACTGGIFNTYSTVQGADQFLPVDVYIPGCPPRPEALMYGLIKLKEKIMKEQEKWGSWK from the coding sequence ATGCCTCTTTATACTGAAAATAAAGATCTTATAGAAGTAGAAGATGGCACTAAGATTATCAAGGGTAGTAATGTAATTATTACTAACCTTGATAAGATTGTTAATTGGGGAAGATCAAATTCTCTCTGGCCTTTAACCTTTGGACTTGCCTGCTGTGCTATAGAAATGATGGCAGCAGGTGCATCTTATCTTGATCTTGACAGATTTGGAATTCTATTTAGAGCTTCACCCCGTCAGGCAGATGTAATAATAATTGCAGGAACAGTTACTTACAAAATGGCTCCAGTTGTAAAAAGAGTTTATGATCAAATGCCAGAACCCAGATATGTAGTTGCGATGGGAAGCTGTGCCTGCACAGGTGGAATTTTTAATACTTACAGCACAGTACAGGGAGCAGATCAGTTTTTACCTGTTGATGTTTATATTCCTGGTTGTCCGCCAAGACCAGAAGCTTTAATGTATGGCTTGATTAAACTAAAGGAAAAAATTATGAAGGAACAGGAAAAATGGGGCAGCTGGAAATAG